The Maridesulfovibrio sp. genomic sequence AGGTATAATGCTTTTCAACCACACATGCCCCGGCGCCTATGGCAAGAAGATCTATGACCCCGGCAAAGGCGTCATCTCCACTTGTATGGTCCTGATACCCAACGGGCAAATTGAAACAGCTCTGAAATATTTTTATTTTATTAATGTTTGCGTCAGCTATTTCAGTTGGAAAAGCCTGCATGCCGTGCATCAGGATTGCATTCTTTTGGTAATCTTTTATGCGAGCCAGAGCTTCCGATATTTCTTCCACAGTGGAAGCACCTGTCCCAATTGTAAACGGGATTCCCGATCTGGCAACGGTCTCAAGCAGATCATGATTGGATAAATCTGAAGAGTTCAGTTTAATGCCTTCTACCCCAAGCCTGATTGCGAATTCGGCACTTGGCGTATCATAGGTGCATACGAAGACATCCATTGAGTATTTGCGTGCATGGTCATAGATTTTGCGCCATTCATCTTCGGAAAATGACAGCTTTCCAAGCAGATCGTAGGCGGGGTGTTCCACACTCATCAAGTGGTCACGTGAGAAAAATTGCAGTTGTACAGCGTCAACCTCAGCTTCAACCGCTACGTCTACAAGTTTCAGGGCTTTTTCCAGACTGCCGTGGTGAGCGCAAGCCATTTCAGCTATAACGTACACAGGATGGCCTATACCTACAGTGCGATTATTTATTCTAATTTGAGGATACATAATTATTTTCTGCCAAAATTCTTTTAATTATATTTTTAGAATCAGAATCAAGCTGGTTCAAAGGGGCCCGTTCGTAAGAATGCATGAGTCCATGCTGACACAAGGCTTCCTTAAGCGCTAAGTGCCATCCTAGTTTAACTGCTTCAGTAAAAAAAGGTTTTTCATAATTAAGAACAATGTCCTGAGCCTTATCAGTAGCACCTTCTTTTAAGTGATTAAAAAACTCTATTTCAATTTTCGGGAGAAAACTGCCTATACCCACAAGGTATGCCGGCTGTCCCCAGTTGAAGGCTTTCAGATAAGAGTTCATGCCTCCGGCTCCACCGATAATAAGAATTTTATCTTTAAATTTATCGTTGTATTTTTGGGTCATATCCGGGAGGTTGCACTCTTCCTTCATTCCGACAAAGTTATCGTAACTATATAAATTTTCGAGAATATCCATGCTGTAAGGTATGACTTCCGGGAATCTTCCGGCTCCACGGTCCATTTTTTTCAGATGGATCATCACTCCGGTTGATGTGCTTTTGCACATTTCCGAAAAGAACTCAGTGACGCTGTCATCTCCGTAATATCTTTCCGGGTAGACGCCTAATATCGCATCGGCCCCAATCCTTTCTGCATGCTGGGCAAATGAAATGGATGTTCTCAGTGAGCCAAGAGGAGGTGTTGTGACAATTGTGGTTGCTTTTCCTTCAGCGGCATTTACAACACAGGCATTCATATCCAGCATTTCCTGTTCTGAAAGGAGATTGAACCGGCTTGTACCAATGGTGACCATCAAAGTTTGTGCACCGGATCGAATCAAAAAATCCACATAATTTTCGACAGCATTGAAATCAATATCGCCGCTGGCGGTGAAGGGGGTCAGAATCGGAAAAACCGGTCCTTCTACCGAATTAATAAAAGAAGTGCGAGCAACCATTTAGTTTAACTCCCCTTGTTTTTTATGGTTGAGAAAACCCTCTATAATATCCAGCTGGTATTCATAGTCTATGTCGAGAGATGCTTCAGCAGGTAAAATATGTGCCAGCATTTTTTCAGCGAAAAAAGTTGATTTTTCCAGATAAGCCTCTGTTGTGGCGAGGTATACTGATCCATTAGGATGATAAGTCGGGGTATTGTCCTGACTACGTGTATTCAAATACGCAGCAGGAGAGTTGGGCGTTACCACTGTCCCTTCTTCATTTAAGGTCATTGCCAGTTGCGGTGGAAATTCATATTTGGTTACTCCCACCAGAAACGGTATTTCGCTTTTATTGGCTTTGAAAATATTCATAGCGTCTATCAGATGTTGCGCCGTTCTTAGCGGGCATGTGGGGAGACACATGCATATGCTATCCCATTTTTCCTGATTTTCCGGTCGTTTCAAAAATTCATCGAGAACCTGAGTGGCTTTAATCGTATCCCCAGCAAGATATTCAGGACGAACATCGATCTGCGCCCCATATTGAGCGGCAATATCCAGAATTTCTTTATCGTCGGATGAAACTACGACACTATCAAAGCAACCGCTTTCGGTAGCAGCCATAATTGTGTAAGCGACGAGAGGATGGCCTGCCAGTTTTCGTGCATTTTTGCGCGGAAGGCGTTTTGACCCTCCTCTAGCCGGAATCAAGCAAACTGATTTATTCATCAACACTTCTGCCTTGTTGTAATTTTTTTATGTAACTGCACACTGATTTGATTCTTTCCAGTGACAAGTTATTTGCAGTAGGTAAGCTTAACCCTACTTCATGCAATTTTATTGCCACAGGGAAAACACCTTCCACTGCGAGTGTCTTGTAGGCAGGTTGTCCATGAAGAGGAGGAAAAAAAGGACGGGAATCAATTCGGGCATTTTTTAAATGCGACATCAAGGTATCACGCGTCATTCCAAACTTTATTTCGTCAATCAGGATTGTGTAAAGCCAGAAGATACTGTCTGTTTCTTCCTGTCTGGGGGGAAGAGTTATGCCTGGGATATCCTTTAAACCTGATTCATACTCCATGACAATTTTTTGACGATGGCTGAGAAATGAATCAATCTGTTCCATCTGCGCCAGTCCCACTGCAGCCTGCATGCCGGTCAGACGATAATTAAAACCGACATACTCATGACGGTACCGCTCCGTCAGCGACATTCCATGGTCTCTCAATTGGCTGACTCTTTGGAGTATATCCTTTCTCTTTGTTATCACCATTCCCCCTTCTCCCGTGGTAATAACTTTATTGGAGAAAAAACTGAAACATCCGATGTGGCCGATTGTACCGGTCAGCCTGCCTTT encodes the following:
- a CDS encoding N-acetylneuraminate synthase family protein; the protein is MYPQIRINNRTVGIGHPVYVIAEMACAHHGSLEKALKLVDVAVEAEVDAVQLQFFSRDHLMSVEHPAYDLLGKLSFSEDEWRKIYDHARKYSMDVFVCTYDTPSAEFAIRLGVEGIKLNSSDLSNHDLLETVARSGIPFTIGTGASTVEEISEALARIKDYQKNAILMHGMQAFPTEIADANINKIKIFQSCFNLPVGYQDHTSGDDAFAGVIDLLAIGAGACVVEKHYTLDRSLKETDYQAALNPQELNAYVKRIRTASTAMGETSIQPLSEAERNYRKFQKKQIVARKNLTAGSIISKEDLSFLRTGKLNGYSPDKANELLGKKIIQNISKGAAFLAEYVDGCGQD
- a CDS encoding dihydrodipicolinate synthase family protein; translated protein: MVARTSFINSVEGPVFPILTPFTASGDIDFNAVENYVDFLIRSGAQTLMVTIGTSRFNLLSEQEMLDMNACVVNAAEGKATTIVTTPPLGSLRTSISFAQHAERIGADAILGVYPERYYGDDSVTEFFSEMCKSTSTGVMIHLKKMDRGAGRFPEVIPYSMDILENLYSYDNFVGMKEECNLPDMTQKYNDKFKDKILIIGGAGGMNSYLKAFNWGQPAYLVGIGSFLPKIEIEFFNHLKEGATDKAQDIVLNYEKPFFTEAVKLGWHLALKEALCQHGLMHSYERAPLNQLDSDSKNIIKRILAENNYVSSN
- a CDS encoding acylneuraminate cytidylyltransferase family protein, whose amino-acid sequence is MNKSVCLIPARGGSKRLPRKNARKLAGHPLVAYTIMAATESGCFDSVVVSSDDKEILDIAAQYGAQIDVRPEYLAGDTIKATQVLDEFLKRPENQEKWDSICMCLPTCPLRTAQHLIDAMNIFKANKSEIPFLVGVTKYEFPPQLAMTLNEEGTVVTPNSPAAYLNTRSQDNTPTYHPNGSVYLATTEAYLEKSTFFAEKMLAHILPAEASLDIDYEYQLDIIEGFLNHKKQGELN